One stretch of Melioribacteraceae bacterium 4301-Me DNA includes these proteins:
- the katG gene encoding catalase/peroxidase HPI, which produces MSNNSNNNGKCPFPHSSSMGKVGMTSHDWWPNRLRLNILRQNSSLSNPMDKDFNYKEAFNSLNYYELKKDLRKLMTQSQDWWPADFGHYGPLFIRMSWHAAGTYRIGDGRGGASGGLQRFAPLNSWPDNANLDKARRLLWPIKQKYGNKISWADLLVLAGNVAMEDMGFKTFGFGGGREDAWEADESIYWGSETTWLADDKRYSGERQLENPLANVQMGLIYVNPEGPNGNPDPVAAAKDIKETFTRMGMTLEETVALIAGGHTFGKAHGQGDPKLMGPEPEGAEIEQQGMGWNYKYKSGKGPDALTGGPEVTWTTTPTKWGHDFFKHLFEYEWELTKSPAGAYQWVAKNAEPTIPDPFDPNKKHLPSMLTTDLSLRFDPEFEKISKKFYENPELFADAFARAWFKLLHRDMGPKSRYLGPEVPKEDLIWQDPLPTVDHKLVDEKDIEELKKKILSSELTISELVTTAWASASTYRNSDKRGGANGARIRLEPQKNWEANNPAQLTKVLGALEKIQDDFNSSQKDGKKISLADLIVLGGCAAVEKAAKDAGYNIKVPFTPGRTDTTQEWTDVESFKVLEPIADGFRNYAKKEVAFCAEHILVDKAQLLTLSVPEMTVLIGGLRALNANYDNSDYGIFTDRPGQLTNDFFVNLLDMSTEWKAVDETKTKFEGYDRKTGKLKWKATRVDLIFGHNSELRAVAEFYACDDNKEKFVKDFVDVWNKVMMLDRFDLN; this is translated from the coding sequence ATGAGTAATAATTCAAATAATAACGGCAAATGCCCATTCCCACATTCATCTTCTATGGGCAAGGTTGGTATGACAAGCCATGACTGGTGGCCCAATCGTCTCAGACTCAATATTCTGAGGCAGAATTCATCTTTATCCAATCCAATGGATAAAGACTTCAATTACAAAGAAGCGTTTAATAGTCTCAATTATTACGAGCTTAAAAAAGACCTTCGGAAATTAATGACCCAATCGCAGGATTGGTGGCCTGCAGATTTTGGTCATTATGGACCTTTATTTATTCGTATGTCATGGCATGCAGCTGGAACTTATAGAATTGGTGATGGCAGAGGTGGTGCGAGCGGTGGACTTCAACGTTTTGCACCTTTAAACAGCTGGCCAGACAATGCAAATCTGGATAAAGCGCGTCGCCTGCTCTGGCCTATCAAGCAAAAATACGGCAATAAAATCTCTTGGGCGGACCTGCTTGTGCTTGCAGGTAATGTAGCAATGGAAGATATGGGATTTAAAACATTCGGTTTCGGCGGTGGTAGAGAGGATGCATGGGAAGCCGATGAAAGTATCTATTGGGGCTCTGAAACAACCTGGCTGGCTGATGATAAACGCTACTCCGGAGAAAGACAGCTGGAAAATCCACTCGCTAACGTGCAAATGGGTCTAATCTACGTGAACCCTGAAGGACCGAACGGTAACCCTGATCCTGTTGCAGCCGCTAAAGATATAAAAGAAACCTTTACAAGAATGGGAATGACTTTGGAAGAAACTGTGGCTTTAATTGCCGGTGGTCATACTTTCGGAAAAGCTCACGGTCAAGGCGATCCAAAACTTATGGGTCCTGAACCAGAAGGTGCCGAAATTGAACAGCAAGGCATGGGCTGGAACTATAAGTATAAGTCTGGCAAAGGTCCCGATGCTCTTACCGGCGGCCCAGAAGTAACTTGGACAACTACACCAACAAAATGGGGACACGACTTCTTCAAGCATTTGTTCGAGTACGAATGGGAACTGACTAAAAGTCCTGCAGGCGCATATCAATGGGTAGCTAAAAATGCTGAACCAACAATTCCTGATCCTTTTGATCCGAACAAGAAACATTTGCCTTCTATGCTAACAACGGATCTTTCATTGAGATTTGACCCAGAGTTTGAAAAAATCTCGAAAAAGTTCTACGAAAATCCAGAACTTTTTGCCGATGCTTTCGCTCGCGCATGGTTTAAACTTCTTCACAGAGATATGGGCCCAAAGTCAAGATACCTTGGACCCGAAGTACCGAAAGAAGATTTAATTTGGCAGGACCCTCTTCCAACTGTTGATCATAAATTAGTTGATGAAAAAGATATTGAAGAATTGAAAAAGAAAATTCTTTCTTCAGAATTAACAATTTCTGAATTAGTTACTACAGCCTGGGCTTCTGCATCAACTTATCGAAACTCGGATAAAAGAGGCGGGGCAAATGGAGCCCGCATAAGACTTGAACCACAGAAAAATTGGGAAGCCAATAATCCAGCTCAATTGACAAAGGTATTAGGTGCTCTCGAAAAAATTCAAGACGATTTTAATTCCTCACAAAAAGACGGTAAAAAAATTTCACTTGCAGATTTAATTGTGCTTGGCGGATGCGCTGCAGTTGAAAAAGCTGCTAAGGATGCTGGTTATAATATTAAAGTTCCTTTTACACCTGGAAGAACAGATACAACTCAAGAGTGGACTGACGTTGAGTCATTTAAAGTACTTGAACCTATTGCAGATGGTTTTCGAAATTATGCAAAGAAAGAAGTTGCATTTTGTGCAGAACATATTTTAGTTGATAAAGCTCAACTGCTTACTCTTTCTGTACCAGAGATGACCGTACTCATTGGAGGTTTGCGCGCTTTGAATGCGAATTATGATAATTCCGATTACGGTATATTTACAGACCGCCCCGGACAATTGACCAACGATTTCTTTGTCAATTTGCTCGATATGAGCACTGAATGGAAAGCAGTAGATGAAACTAAGACTAAATTTGAAGGGTACGACAGAAAGACCGGCAAGTTGAAATGGAAAGCTACCCGTGTCGATTTGATATTTGGACATAATTCCGAATTGCGCGCTGTAGCCGAATTCTATGCATGCGACGACAATAAAGAAAAATTTGTAAAAGATTTTGTTGATGTGTGGAATAAAGTAATGATGCTTGATAGATTTGATTTGAATTAA